GCCGGCGGCATTGTTTGCAGATGGGCATGAACGGGTGGTCGTTGATCGCGCAGCCTTGTACCGCGGGGACCAGCGGATCGAGCAGCGAGGCGAGGCCGCGGATGATTCGCGATTTCGCCTGTCCGCGTTCGCCGAGGAACACCATGTGGTGGCCGGCAAGAACGGCATTTTCGATCTCCGGGATTACCGAGTCGTCGAAACCGACGATGCCCGGAAGAATGCGTTCGTGCGCTGCCAGCCGTCGCAGCAGGTTGTTCCGCATTTCCTCGCGCACCGGGCGGACCCGGTAGCCTTCGCGCCGCAGTTCTCCCAGCGTCGCCGCCTGTGGTATCACGATCGGTAGCCTCTCTCTCCCCCGGTTCGCTCCGGATTATATAGGTCCGACCCCGACCATTAGGAACGCTATCGATCAACCGGCTTCGAGCGCCGCGAATCCGGGGGCGAGCCGGTCGTAGGTCGCCTCGAGGTGCTCGGGAATGACGCGCACCTCGGCGAGCATCGGCATAAAGTTGGTGTCGCCCACCCAGCGCGGGACGACGTGCCAGTGCAAGTGATCGACGATACCGGCGCCACCGGCGGCCCCCTGATTCATGCCGATGTTCAGACCTTGTGGTTGCATGGTCTCGCGCAGAAGCGCCACCGCCCGCTGCAAGACGTCCGACAAGAGGGTGGCCTGCTCGGCACTCAGCGTGGCGAAGTCGCCGTGATGAGCGCGGGGGGCCACCATCAGATGGCCACCGGTATAGGGAAAGCGGTTAAGCAGAACGAGGACAGGTTGCTGCACCAGCACCAGCGCGCCGCGGCGGTCCGGCGTCGTCGCGGCGTGACAGAAGATGCAGCCGGGAGGCTGAGGCGCCCCGACGTAGGCCATGCGCCAAGGGGCCCAGAGCACCTGCATAGGTCGGGTGGTTCAACTCTCCGCGCCCACCTCAGCGGGCTGCCCGTCGACGCGCAAGCGGAGTTCCTTGCCAACCTTGAAGAACGGCACGCGCTTGGCGGCCACCGCAACCGTCATGCCGGTCTTCGGATTGCGACCCTCGCGGGCGCGGCGCCGTTTGACCACGAAGCTGCCGAACCCGCGGATCTCGATACGCTCGTCTCGTCGCAGCGCCTCCGCCATGCTCCCAAAGACCGCGTTGACCATTACCTCGGCATCGCGCCGGGAGTATTGCGGGTAGCGTTTGACGACCTCCTCGATGAGGCCGCGCTTCGTCATACTCTGCCTCAGTCGTCCTTCTTGGGGGGGGCATCCTCGCCGCCCGGCGTCTGACGCGCAACCTCGTCGCGATCGAGCCGCAACTCCTGC
This sequence is a window from Candidatus Binatia bacterium. Protein-coding genes within it:
- a CDS encoding HIT domain-containing protein, which gives rise to MAYVGAPQPPGCIFCHAATTPDRRGALVLVQQPVLVLLNRFPYTGGHLMVAPRAHHGDFATLSAEQATLLSDVLQRAVALLRETMQPQGLNIGMNQGAAGGAGIVDHLHWHVVPRWVGDTNFMPMLAEVRVIPEHLEATYDRLAPGFAALEAG
- a CDS encoding integration host factor subunit beta, whose translation is MTKRGLIEEVVKRYPQYSRRDAEVMVNAVFGSMAEALRRDERIEIRGFGSFVVKRRRAREGRNPKTGMTVAVAAKRVPFFKVGKELRLRVDGQPAEVGAES